One window of Mucilaginibacter inviolabilis genomic DNA carries:
- a CDS encoding AMP-dependent synthetase/ligase codes for MEKVARLFDCMEIQAREPRTDLLNAKENGLWRAYSTQETHTLIYQLAIALLDMGVSGGDGTTESRDKIGLISNGRPEWLITDLAVQQTGAILVPLYPNSNPKELEQILNEAEVKYLFISNQELYDKVNAVCANIPSLKAIYTFDHLDNCPNWTVLLKPLPEDYRDRLSAISKTISEDDVATIIYTSGTTGRPKGVMLTHKNIVSNVVSSGEVLNQIPIEQKQALSFLPLNHIFEKMCTYIYLFYGFSISYAESMDTIGANMKETKPYIFTAVPRLLEKVFEKIMAAGQQLTGIKKKIFLWSIKVAEEFEIENQSLWYKIKRAIADKLVYSKWREAVGGNVKAIVIGSSACPIKLEKIFTAAGMVVMEGYGLTETSPVIAVNCYNTGRKFGTVGKLISGVQVKIAEDGEILCKGPNITVGYYKNPEMTAEVIKDGWFSTGDIGELDKDGFLKITDRKKEIFKTSGGKYVAPMPIENKMKENHFIEQMMVVGPERKFTAALIVPSYTNLEPWCAKNDISFTSHQELIRDPRVIELYKSIVDGFNPEFNHVEQVKKVTLLPEEWSIESGELTPTGKMKRKVIMEKYKTEIDRIYSGEEHENPSLVH; via the coding sequence ATGGAAAAAGTGGCAAGATTGTTTGATTGCATGGAGATTCAGGCCCGGGAGCCCCGGACCGATCTGTTAAATGCCAAGGAGAATGGTTTATGGCGAGCCTACAGCACACAGGAAACGCATACCCTCATCTACCAGTTAGCCATAGCCCTGTTAGATATGGGTGTTTCGGGCGGTGATGGCACTACCGAAAGTCGTGATAAAATTGGTCTCATCAGCAATGGTCGGCCCGAATGGCTTATTACCGATCTGGCCGTACAGCAAACCGGCGCTATCCTGGTACCTTTGTATCCCAACAGCAACCCGAAGGAACTGGAACAGATCCTGAATGAAGCCGAGGTAAAATACCTGTTCATCAGCAACCAGGAGCTATATGATAAAGTAAACGCCGTATGCGCCAATATCCCATCACTAAAGGCTATTTACACTTTTGATCACCTGGATAATTGCCCCAACTGGACGGTGTTACTAAAACCACTGCCAGAGGATTACCGCGACAGATTATCGGCAATCAGCAAAACCATTAGCGAGGATGACGTAGCAACTATTATTTACACATCGGGGACTACAGGCCGCCCTAAAGGAGTGATGCTTACCCATAAAAACATTGTAAGTAATGTGGTATCATCCGGCGAAGTGCTTAACCAGATTCCGATTGAACAGAAACAGGCGCTGAGCTTTCTGCCACTTAATCACATTTTCGAAAAAATGTGTACTTATATCTACCTCTTTTATGGTTTCTCCATTTCCTATGCCGAAAGCATGGATACCATTGGCGCTAACATGAAAGAGACCAAACCTTATATTTTCACCGCCGTACCCCGTCTGCTCGAAAAAGTATTCGAGAAGATTATGGCAGCCGGGCAGCAGCTCACCGGTATCAAAAAGAAGATCTTTTTATGGTCGATAAAGGTGGCTGAAGAATTCGAGATCGAAAATCAAAGTCTTTGGTATAAAATTAAACGGGCCATTGCCGATAAGCTGGTGTACAGCAAATGGCGCGAAGCCGTAGGCGGTAATGTAAAGGCTATCGTTATCGGTAGCTCTGCCTGCCCCATCAAGCTCGAAAAAATATTTACTGCCGCCGGCATGGTAGTGATGGAGGGTTACGGCCTTACAGAAACATCGCCGGTAATTGCGGTTAACTGCTATAATACCGGCCGCAAATTCGGCACCGTAGGCAAGCTGATCAGCGGTGTACAGGTTAAAATTGCCGAGGATGGCGAAATACTTTGCAAAGGGCCCAACATTACCGTGGGCTATTACAAAAACCCCGAAATGACCGCCGAGGTAATTAAAGACGGCTGGTTTAGCACCGGCGATATTGGCGAGCTGGACAAAGATGGTTTTCTGAAAATAACCGATCGTAAAAAGGAGATCTTCAAAACATCGGGTGGTAAATACGTGGCCCCGATGCCTATTGAAAATAAGATGAAAGAGAATCATTTTATTGAACAAATGATGGTGGTTGGCCCCGAACGGAAATTCACCGCGGCGCTCATCGTACCTTCGTACACCAACCTGGAACCCTGGTGCGCCAAAAACGACATCTCTTTTACATCGCACCAGGAACTCATCAGGGATCCACGGGTTATTGAACTTTACAAATCTATAGTTGATGGCTTTAACCCCGAGTTTAACCATGTAGAGCAGGTAAAAAAAGTGACTTTACTACCCGAAGAATGGTCGATTGAAAGTGGCGAGCTTACCCCTACCGGCAAAATGAAACGAAAAGTGATCATGGAAAAATATAAAACCGAAATTGACAGGATCTATTCCGGCGAAGAGCATGAAAACCCATCGCTGGTGCATTGA
- a CDS encoding 3-hydroxyacyl-CoA dehydrogenase/enoyl-CoA hydratase family protein: MKRIIKKVAVLGSGVMGSRIACHFANIGVQVLLLDIVPKDALAGDKKVRNKIVNDALDFALKSNPSPIYLKSFARRISTGNFEDDMAKIAECDWVIEVVVERLDIKQQVFETVEKHRKPGTLITSNTSGIPIHLMTEGRSDDFKKHFCGTHFFNPPRYLKLLEIIPTKDTLPEVVDFLMEYGEKFLGKTTVLAKDTPAFIGNRIGVFAIMSILHYVEKTGMTVEEVDKLTGPVIGHPKSATFRTNDVVGLDTMVHVANGLSKNAPDDEAKDLFVIPEFVNGMLKNNWLGSKTGQGFYKKEKVDGANQFFALDLKTLEYKPSQKVKFPVLDITKTVDNLKERLKILLAAKDKAGDFYRSTFYQLFAYASNRIPEIADELYKIDAAVTAGFGWEIGPFEKWDALGVADTVKAMEAAGNKPAQWVYDMLASGAQSFYKIVDGNRQYYDIASKTYKVIPGTENFILLNNIREANTIWKNTGTTITDIGDGIINLEFHTKMNTIGGDVIEGINKAITLAEKSYKGLVISNEGANFSAGANVGMIFMMAVEQEFDELNMVIKAFQTAMMRIRYSSIPVVAAPHQMALGGGCELCLHADKVVAHAELYMGLVEFGVGLIPGGGGTKEFALRLSDELQDGDIELNNFRDRFLTIGQAKVSTSAYEAFEHGYLKKGRDVVVVSQNRLLAEAKQHCLQLANEGYVQPVQRTDIRVLGKQALGLGYVGANTMYSGNYISEHDVKISQKLAYVLAGGDLSQPSLVSEEYLLGLEREAFVSLCTERKTLERIQSIITGGKVLRN; this comes from the coding sequence ATGAAACGAATAATAAAAAAAGTAGCCGTTCTGGGCTCGGGTGTAATGGGCAGCCGTATTGCTTGTCATTTCGCCAATATCGGGGTGCAGGTACTGCTATTGGATATTGTACCCAAGGATGCCCTCGCAGGCGATAAAAAAGTCCGCAATAAAATTGTTAACGACGCGCTTGATTTTGCTTTAAAATCAAACCCGTCGCCTATCTATCTTAAATCATTTGCCCGTCGCATCAGCACCGGTAATTTTGAGGATGATATGGCCAAAATTGCCGAATGCGATTGGGTTATAGAGGTAGTAGTGGAACGTTTGGATATCAAACAACAGGTATTTGAAACGGTCGAAAAACACCGCAAGCCGGGCACGCTCATCACCTCCAACACCTCAGGTATCCCTATCCATTTGATGACCGAAGGCCGCAGCGATGATTTTAAAAAGCATTTTTGCGGTACCCACTTTTTTAACCCGCCGCGGTATTTAAAACTATTGGAGATCATCCCTACAAAAGATACATTACCCGAAGTGGTCGACTTCCTGATGGAATATGGCGAGAAGTTCCTGGGTAAAACCACCGTATTGGCTAAAGATACTCCTGCCTTTATCGGCAACCGCATCGGTGTGTTCGCCATCATGAGTATTCTGCATTATGTCGAAAAAACCGGCATGACGGTAGAAGAGGTCGACAAGCTGACTGGCCCGGTTATCGGTCACCCTAAATCAGCTACCTTCCGTACCAATGATGTGGTGGGTTTGGATACCATGGTTCATGTGGCCAACGGCCTCAGCAAAAACGCGCCCGATGATGAGGCAAAAGATCTGTTCGTTATTCCCGAATTTGTGAACGGCATGCTGAAAAACAACTGGCTGGGCAGCAAAACCGGTCAGGGTTTTTATAAAAAAGAAAAGGTAGATGGCGCCAATCAGTTCTTCGCGCTCGATCTGAAAACGCTGGAGTATAAACCATCGCAAAAGGTAAAATTCCCGGTATTGGATATCACCAAAACGGTAGATAACTTAAAGGAACGTTTAAAAATCCTGTTGGCCGCAAAAGATAAAGCCGGTGATTTTTACCGCAGCACTTTTTACCAGCTTTTTGCCTACGCCAGTAACCGCATTCCAGAAATTGCCGATGAGCTTTATAAAATAGATGCTGCTGTTACCGCCGGTTTTGGCTGGGAAATAGGCCCCTTTGAAAAGTGGGATGCCCTTGGCGTTGCCGATACCGTGAAAGCGATGGAAGCTGCAGGCAACAAACCTGCTCAATGGGTTTATGATATGCTGGCCTCCGGTGCTCAAAGCTTTTACAAGATAGTCGACGGTAACCGTCAGTATTATGATATCGCCTCCAAAACATATAAGGTGATTCCGGGTACCGAGAATTTTATACTGCTGAACAATATCCGTGAAGCCAATACCATCTGGAAAAATACGGGCACTACCATTACCGATATCGGCGATGGTATCATCAACCTGGAGTTCCACACCAAGATGAACACCATTGGCGGCGATGTGATAGAGGGCATCAACAAAGCTATTACCCTGGCCGAGAAAAGCTATAAAGGCCTGGTGATCTCGAACGAAGGCGCCAACTTTAGCGCTGGTGCCAACGTGGGTATGATATTTATGATGGCCGTAGAGCAGGAATTTGACGAGCTCAACATGGTGATTAAAGCTTTCCAAACGGCCATGATGCGCATCCGGTATTCATCCATTCCGGTGGTGGCGGCTCCGCATCAGATGGCCCTGGGTGGCGGCTGTGAGCTTTGCCTGCATGCCGACAAGGTAGTTGCCCATGCCGAACTATACATGGGCTTGGTAGAATTTGGCGTAGGCCTGATCCCCGGTGGCGGAGGTACCAAAGAATTCGCCTTGCGCCTGTCGGACGAGCTTCAGGATGGCGATATCGAACTCAACAACTTCCGCGACCGCTTCCTCACCATCGGTCAGGCTAAAGTATCTACCTCGGCGTATGAAGCATTTGAACATGGCTATCTGAAAAAAGGCCGCGATGTGGTAGTAGTATCACAAAACCGTCTGCTGGCCGAAGCCAAACAGCATTGTCTGCAACTGGCCAATGAGGGCTATGTACAACCTGTTCAGCGTACTGACATCAGGGTACTGGGCAAACAGGCTTTGGGCCTGGGTTATGTAGGCGCCAACACCATGTACAGCGGCAATTACATCAGCGAGCATGACGTAAAGATTTCGCAAAAATTAGCCTACGTACTGGCTGGCGGCGATCTGTCGCAACCCTCATTGGTGAGCGAAGAATATTTGCTGGGCCTGGAGCGGGAAGCCTTTGTTTCCCTCTGCACCGAGCGCAAAACGCTGGAACGTATCCAGTCGATCATAACAGGAGGTAAAGTGTTAAGGAACTGA
- a CDS encoding acetyl-CoA C-acyltransferase, translating to MDAYIVAASRSAVGKATRGGFRFTRPDTLAADVIKHLMASVPNVDKEQIEDVIVGNATPEAEQGLNVGRLISLMALDTDKVPGMTVNRYCASGLETIAIASAKVHSGIADCIIAGGVESMSLLPMGGWRVVPNADIALAHPDYYWGMGLTAEAVAKEYKVGREEQDQFAYNSHQKAINAIKEGKFKDEIVAVNVTETYVDETGKKKNRDFKVDTDEGPRADTSLEALAKLKPVFDAKGVVTAGNSSQTSDGAAFVMVVSERFLKVNNLKPIARLVNYAVAGVPPRIMGIGPLVAIPKALKQAGMKQQDIDLIELNEAFASQSLAVIKGLDLDIDRINVNGGAIALGHPLGCTGAKLSVQLFNELKRRDKKYGMVTMCVGTGQGAAGIFELL from the coding sequence ATGGACGCATACATAGTGGCTGCAAGCCGCAGCGCAGTTGGAAAAGCAACCCGGGGAGGCTTCAGGTTTACCCGGCCGGATACTCTTGCCGCAGATGTGATTAAACATCTCATGGCATCGGTACCTAATGTGGATAAGGAACAAATAGAGGACGTGATTGTGGGGAATGCTACGCCCGAGGCCGAGCAAGGCTTGAACGTGGGCAGACTGATATCGCTCATGGCGCTGGATACTGATAAAGTACCCGGCATGACCGTAAACCGTTATTGCGCATCGGGACTGGAAACCATTGCCATTGCATCGGCCAAGGTACATAGCGGCATTGCCGATTGTATCATTGCCGGCGGTGTAGAGAGCATGAGTCTGCTGCCTATGGGCGGCTGGCGTGTGGTGCCTAATGCCGATATAGCCCTGGCTCATCCCGACTATTACTGGGGTATGGGTTTAACCGCCGAAGCCGTAGCCAAAGAGTATAAAGTTGGCCGCGAAGAGCAGGACCAGTTTGCTTATAACTCGCACCAGAAAGCCATAAACGCTATTAAAGAAGGAAAATTTAAAGACGAGATAGTAGCCGTAAATGTGACCGAAACTTATGTGGACGAGACCGGCAAAAAGAAAAACCGCGACTTTAAAGTAGATACCGACGAAGGCCCGCGTGCCGATACTTCCCTGGAAGCATTGGCCAAGCTAAAACCGGTATTTGACGCCAAAGGTGTGGTAACCGCAGGCAACTCATCCCAAACAAGTGATGGAGCAGCCTTTGTTATGGTAGTAAGTGAACGCTTTTTAAAAGTTAATAACTTAAAACCTATAGCCCGGTTGGTAAACTATGCCGTTGCTGGTGTACCGCCACGCATTATGGGTATCGGGCCGCTGGTGGCCATTCCTAAAGCTTTGAAACAGGCAGGCATGAAACAGCAAGACATCGACCTGATCGAACTTAACGAAGCCTTTGCATCACAGTCCCTGGCGGTTATTAAAGGTTTGGATCTGGATATCGATCGCATCAACGTTAATGGTGGAGCCATTGCCCTGGGTCACCCGCTGGGTTGTACCGGTGCCAAACTATCCGTACAGCTTTTTAACGAATTGAAACGCAGAGACAAAAAATACGGTATGGTGACCATGTGCGTAGGCACCGGACAAGGCGCAGCGGGCATTTTTGAATTATTATAG
- a CDS encoding SDR family oxidoreductase, which yields MSNSTAVTTGMLRDDALKGKTIIVTGGGTGLGKAMGTYFLKLGANLVITSRKLEVLQKTAAEMETETGGKVLAIACDVRNYDDVQKMLEQSITTFGRVDALLNNAAGNFISPTERLSANAFSAVIDIVLKGSANCSLALGKYWIAEKIAGSILNIITTYAFTGSAYVVPSACAKGGVLAMTRSLAVEWGHHGIRTNAIAPGPFPTKGAWERLLPGDMAQKFDFKNRVPLKRVGEHQELANLAAFLVSDFSGYINGEVITIDGGEWLQGAGQFSGLEIIPDQMWDSIEQATRKAQ from the coding sequence ATGAGCAATAGCACAGCAGTAACTACAGGTATGTTAAGGGACGATGCCCTGAAAGGAAAAACCATTATTGTAACCGGCGGCGGTACAGGCTTGGGTAAAGCCATGGGTACTTACTTTTTAAAACTGGGTGCCAATTTGGTGATCACGAGTCGTAAGTTGGAGGTACTGCAAAAAACCGCGGCCGAGATGGAGACCGAAACAGGTGGTAAAGTGTTAGCTATTGCCTGCGATGTACGTAATTATGATGACGTGCAAAAGATGCTAGAACAAAGCATAACCACGTTTGGCCGGGTTGATGCTTTGTTGAACAACGCGGCGGGCAATTTTATTTCGCCTACAGAACGCCTTTCGGCCAATGCTTTTTCGGCCGTTATTGATATTGTGTTGAAAGGCTCTGCCAATTGTTCGCTGGCTTTGGGCAAATACTGGATAGCCGAAAAAATTGCTGGTAGCATCCTCAACATTATCACCACCTATGCCTTCACGGGTTCGGCTTACGTAGTACCATCGGCTTGTGCAAAAGGCGGCGTACTGGCTATGACCCGTTCACTGGCGGTGGAATGGGGCCATCACGGTATCCGTACCAACGCTATAGCACCGGGCCCCTTCCCTACCAAAGGTGCATGGGAGCGTTTATTGCCCGGCGATATGGCGCAAAAGTTTGATTTTAAAAACCGCGTACCGCTGAAACGCGTTGGCGAGCATCAGGAACTGGCCAACCTGGCAGCATTCCTCGTATCTGATTTCTCGGGCTATATCAATGGGGAGGTAATCACTATAGACGGCGGCGAATGGCTGCAAGGCGCAGGCCAGTTCAGCGGTCTGGAAATAATACCCGACCAAATGTGGGACAGCATTGAACAGGCAACCCGCAAAGCGCAGTAG
- a CDS encoding enoyl-CoA hydratase/isomerase family protein: MTTFQLTINNGLAILTLDRGRSNAINHQMVKELITAVQTLENDTSVGGLIITGKPGFFSSGIDLIEAYDYNEDQSRALWTDFLSLQRSLVAFKKPMVAAISGHSPAGGCVLAICCDYRIIAEGAFIIGLNEIPVGIIVPDSVATLYSFWLGQRRAYQYLMEGKLLKVNEALEVGLVDEVSAPESLLTTAERKIRTYMQLNPVTWSQSKLNLRHELLTKLSADQSTALNHMLAQWWAPEVRKGLQMLIQNLKSKSTA, from the coding sequence ATGACAACATTCCAATTAACGATAAACAACGGCCTGGCGATCTTAACATTGGATCGGGGCCGGTCAAATGCTATTAACCATCAGATGGTTAAAGAGCTGATAACCGCGGTACAAACACTAGAAAACGATACCAGTGTAGGCGGACTCATCATTACCGGCAAACCGGGATTCTTTTCATCGGGTATCGATCTGATTGAAGCTTATGACTATAATGAAGATCAAAGTCGCGCTTTGTGGACCGATTTCCTGTCGCTCCAACGGTCGCTGGTGGCTTTTAAGAAACCTATGGTAGCGGCGATAAGCGGCCATAGTCCGGCAGGGGGCTGCGTACTGGCCATTTGCTGCGATTACCGCATAATAGCCGAAGGCGCTTTTATTATCGGCTTAAATGAGATCCCGGTAGGCATTATTGTACCCGATAGCGTGGCTACCCTATACTCCTTTTGGCTGGGGCAGCGCAGGGCTTATCAATACCTGATGGAAGGCAAACTTCTGAAGGTAAATGAAGCGCTGGAAGTTGGTTTGGTAGATGAAGTAAGCGCCCCCGAAAGCCTGTTGACCACTGCCGAAAGAAAGATCAGAACTTACATGCAGCTTAATCCGGTTACCTGGAGCCAAAGCAAGCTAAACCTGCGTCACGAGCTCCTAACCAAGCTCAGCGCCGACCAAAGCACAGCCCTAAACCACATGCTGGCCCAATGGTGGGCACCCGAGGTACGCAAAGGTCTGCAGATGTTAATCCAGAATTTAAAATCAAAAAGTACAGCTTAA
- the lat gene encoding L-lysine 6-transaminase produces the protein MYNLLVSPENVQASLQKHVLADGFDLTFDMEESKGVYIYDAKYNRTLLDFFTCFASVPLGYNHPKMVNDEEFKKNLMLAALTNPSNSDIYTTQYAQFVETFSRVGIPDYLPHAFFIAGGSLAIENALKVAMDWKVQKNFAKGYTKEKGHKVLHFENAFHGRSGYTLSLTNTQPNKTKWFAKFDWPRVSVPQINFPYSDANHDDLVQREQFSISQIRTAFAENKDDICAIIIEPIQSEGGDNHVRKEFLEKLRELADEYEAMLIYDEVQTGVGLTGKFWCHEHFGEKARPDILAFGKKMQVCGILASNRVDEVENNVFRVSSRINSTWGGSLVDMVRSSKIMEIMEEDNLCDNAAKMGDYLQEQLADIASRTPIISNVRGKGLLTAFDFPDKNKRDTFIQQGLQNNIMYLGCGEKSIRFRPALIIEKEHIDIGLAMLERISHTL, from the coding sequence ATGTACAACCTACTTGTTTCTCCCGAAAATGTGCAGGCTTCGTTACAGAAGCATGTACTTGCCGATGGCTTTGATCTTACGTTTGACATGGAAGAAAGTAAGGGTGTTTATATTTACGATGCTAAATATAACCGGACACTGCTTGATTTTTTCACCTGCTTCGCTTCCGTTCCTTTAGGCTATAATCATCCTAAAATGGTAAATGATGAAGAGTTCAAAAAAAACCTGATGCTGGCCGCGTTAACCAACCCGTCAAATTCCGACATCTACACCACACAATACGCGCAGTTTGTTGAAACTTTTTCGCGCGTGGGTATCCCGGATTACCTTCCGCACGCATTTTTCATCGCAGGGGGCTCATTAGCTATCGAGAACGCGCTTAAGGTTGCTATGGACTGGAAAGTACAGAAAAACTTTGCAAAGGGTTACACAAAAGAAAAAGGCCATAAAGTATTACATTTTGAAAACGCTTTTCATGGTCGCTCGGGTTATACTTTAAGCTTAACCAATACCCAGCCCAATAAAACAAAATGGTTTGCCAAGTTCGATTGGCCGCGGGTATCGGTACCACAAATAAATTTCCCTTACAGCGATGCCAATCATGACGACCTGGTACAAAGGGAACAGTTCTCCATCTCGCAGATCAGGACCGCCTTTGCCGAAAATAAGGATGATATATGTGCCATTATTATTGAGCCCATACAATCAGAAGGAGGCGACAACCATGTACGCAAAGAATTTCTGGAAAAACTACGGGAACTGGCCGATGAATACGAAGCCATGCTGATATATGACGAAGTGCAAACAGGCGTTGGCCTGACCGGCAAATTCTGGTGTCATGAGCATTTTGGTGAAAAGGCTCGTCCGGATATTTTGGCTTTTGGTAAAAAGATGCAGGTATGTGGCATACTTGCCAGCAACCGTGTTGACGAAGTAGAGAATAATGTTTTCCGGGTGTCATCGCGTATTAACTCTACCTGGGGTGGCAGCCTGGTAGATATGGTAAGATCGTCAAAGATCATGGAGATTATGGAAGAAGATAACCTGTGTGATAATGCTGCCAAAATGGGCGACTATTTGCAAGAGCAATTAGCCGATATAGCTTCCCGCACTCCCATTATCAGTAATGTTCGCGGTAAAGGCTTATTAACTGCTTTTGATTTTCCTGATAAAAATAAGCGGGATACTTTTATACAGCAAGGATTGCAAAATAATATCATGTACCTGGGAT